A genomic window from Streptomyces broussonetiae includes:
- a CDS encoding IucA/IucC family protein, which yields MNATPSPDGSSGSPDEQGDSGTPPASVPLAESVPQQKRRTADLTRVTEPGADLLEDPDPHLAAQCAATENLLRCWVRESDLAAPTSGTLRLPLPASGTSLLVPVRYWSPAGWHRFGPPRFIGAPESAPPVDAVTLAALLAREPAHAPAGTANAQAPSTTSGPGDDGELAARVADSLRRTAAFVRDRREHPVEAADLFLGAEQALLLGHPLHPTPKSREGLTEAEARLYSPEVHGSFPLHWMAVSPSLLATDSAWTERGRPVPADHLTRRLAGGELPLPDGYAALPLHPWQARELRLRASVAALLDTGLLRDLGPSGTAWHPTSSLRTVHRSGAPAMLKLSLGLRITNSRRENLRKELHRGVEVHRLLRTGLSRRWREAHPCFDIVRDPAWLAVDDPGGLPVPGLDVMIRHNPFAPSDDVGCVAGLASPRPVAEPGGAPSRPDSARPMRSRLAQLVARLAARTGRPVGAVATEWFLRYLEQVVRPVLWLDGEAGIALEAHQQNTLLLLDRDGWPAGGRYRDNQGYYFRESRRAELDARLPGIGEHSDTFVSDEVTDERFAYYLAINNVLGLIGAFGSQHLADERLLLAAFRRFLSDLASGPTALRTPLPRHLLDSPVLRCKANLLTRLRGLDELVGSVDTQSVYVTITNPLHS from the coding sequence ATGAACGCCACGCCCAGCCCCGACGGCAGCTCCGGTTCCCCCGACGAACAGGGAGACTCCGGCACCCCGCCCGCTTCCGTTCCGCTCGCCGAGTCGGTCCCCCAGCAAAAAAGGCGCACCGCGGATCTCACCCGAGTGACGGAGCCCGGCGCCGACCTGCTGGAGGACCCCGACCCGCACCTCGCGGCCCAGTGCGCCGCCACGGAGAACCTGCTGCGCTGCTGGGTGCGTGAGAGCGACCTCGCGGCTCCCACGAGCGGCACCCTCCGCCTGCCGCTGCCCGCCAGCGGCACCTCCCTCCTCGTGCCCGTCCGCTACTGGTCCCCGGCGGGCTGGCACCGCTTCGGTCCGCCCCGCTTCATCGGCGCACCCGAGTCCGCCCCGCCCGTCGACGCCGTCACCCTGGCAGCCCTGCTGGCCCGCGAGCCGGCCCACGCCCCGGCCGGCACGGCCAACGCCCAGGCTCCCTCCACGACTTCCGGCCCGGGCGACGACGGCGAACTCGCTGCCAGGGTGGCCGACTCACTGCGCCGTACCGCGGCCTTCGTCCGTGACCGCCGCGAGCACCCGGTGGAGGCCGCCGACCTCTTCCTCGGCGCCGAACAGGCCCTCCTCCTCGGCCACCCCCTGCATCCGACCCCCAAGAGCCGGGAGGGCCTGACCGAGGCCGAAGCCCGCCTGTACTCACCCGAGGTGCACGGCTCCTTCCCACTGCACTGGATGGCTGTCTCCCCCTCTCTTCTCGCGACCGACTCGGCGTGGACCGAGCGTGGCCGTCCCGTCCCCGCCGACCACCTCACCCGACGCCTCGCCGGAGGCGAACTTCCCCTGCCCGACGGGTACGCCGCGCTGCCCCTGCATCCGTGGCAGGCCCGCGAGCTGCGCCTCCGTGCCTCCGTCGCCGCCCTGCTCGACACCGGGCTGCTGCGCGACCTCGGCCCCTCGGGTACCGCCTGGCACCCCACCTCCTCCCTGCGAACGGTCCACCGGTCCGGCGCCCCCGCGATGCTCAAGCTGTCGCTGGGCCTGCGTATCACCAACTCCCGCCGCGAGAACCTGCGCAAGGAACTGCACCGGGGAGTCGAGGTGCACCGGCTGCTGCGCACCGGCCTGTCCCGGCGGTGGCGGGAGGCCCACCCCTGCTTCGACATCGTCCGCGACCCGGCCTGGCTGGCCGTCGACGACCCCGGCGGACTACCCGTGCCCGGACTCGACGTGATGATCCGGCACAACCCGTTCGCCCCGTCCGACGACGTCGGCTGTGTCGCCGGACTCGCCTCGCCCCGGCCCGTCGCCGAGCCCGGTGGCGCCCCGTCTCGGCCCGACTCCGCCCGGCCGATGCGCTCCCGCCTGGCCCAGCTGGTGGCGCGACTCGCAGCACGCACCGGCCGCCCCGTCGGAGCCGTGGCCACGGAGTGGTTCCTCCGGTACCTGGAGCAGGTCGTCCGGCCCGTGCTCTGGCTGGACGGGGAGGCCGGCATCGCCCTCGAAGCCCACCAGCAGAACACCCTGCTCCTGCTGGACCGCGACGGCTGGCCGGCCGGCGGCCGCTACCGCGACAACCAGGGGTACTACTTCCGCGAGTCCCGGCGGGCCGAACTGGACGCCCGGCTGCCCGGCATCGGCGAACACAGCGACACATTCGTCTCCGACGAGGTCACCGACGAACGCTTCGCCTACTACCTCGCCATCAACAATGTGCTGGGACTGATCGGCGCCTTCGGCTCCCAGCACCTCGCCGACGAACGCCTGCTCCTCGCCGCCTTCCGCCGCTTCCTCTCGGATCTCGCCTCGGGTCCCACCGCACTGCGCACCCCCCTGCCCCGTCACCTGCTCGACTCACCCGTCCTGCGCTGCAAGGCCAACCTGCTGACCCGGCTGCGCGGCCTGGACGAACTCGTGGGCTCGGTCGACACCCAGTCCGTCTACGTCACCATCACCAACCCCCTTCATTCCTGA
- a CDS encoding diaminobutyrate--2-oxoglutarate transaminase family protein → MASGAHGEARGVHEGILRRQSARESSARTYARALPIVPVRARGLTIEGADGRRYLDCLSGAGTLALGHNHPVVLEAIRKVLDSGAPLSVLDLATPVKDAFITELFRTLPPGLADRARVQFCGPAGTDAVEAALKLVRAATGRTGILAFTGAYHGMTAGALAVSGGARDLQAARLPYPQDYRCPFGVGGPRGAELAARWTESLLDDPRSGVPLPAGMILEPVQGEGGVIPAPDEWLRRMRQLTADRSIPLIADEIQTGVGRTGAFWAVGHSGITPDVMVMSKAIGGSLPLAVIVYRDDLDVWQPGAHAGTFRGNQLAMAAGTATLAHVRENGLAERAAGLGTRMLTQLDEFTGQFACVGEVRGRGLMIGVELVHPDGDTVSDDRPSAPTGQEPTSTPRPAAPELAEAVQRECLQRGLIVELGGRHAAVVRLLPPLTISDEQAAAVLDRLADAVAAVARRHEEHGPQRTRPQGPAQRAG, encoded by the coding sequence ATGGCTTCAGGTGCGCACGGGGAGGCGCGTGGTGTGCACGAGGGGATCCTGAGACGCCAGTCGGCGCGGGAATCCTCGGCGCGCACCTACGCCCGGGCCCTGCCCATCGTGCCCGTGAGGGCGCGTGGCCTCACCATCGAGGGCGCCGACGGCCGCCGTTACCTGGACTGCCTCTCCGGCGCCGGCACCCTCGCCCTGGGTCACAACCACCCGGTGGTCCTGGAGGCCATCCGCAAGGTCCTCGACTCCGGAGCGCCCCTCTCCGTCCTGGACCTGGCGACCCCCGTCAAGGACGCCTTCATCACCGAACTGTTCCGCACCCTCCCGCCCGGCCTCGCGGACCGGGCCCGCGTCCAGTTCTGCGGTCCTGCCGGCACCGACGCCGTCGAGGCCGCCCTCAAACTCGTCCGGGCCGCGACCGGCCGCACCGGCATCCTCGCCTTCACCGGCGCGTATCACGGCATGACCGCCGGCGCCCTGGCCGTCTCCGGCGGTGCCCGCGATCTCCAGGCCGCCCGTCTGCCCTATCCGCAGGACTACCGCTGCCCCTTCGGCGTCGGCGGCCCGCGCGGCGCCGAACTCGCCGCCCGCTGGACCGAGTCCCTCCTCGACGACCCCAGGTCCGGCGTACCCCTGCCGGCCGGCATGATCCTCGAGCCCGTCCAGGGCGAGGGCGGGGTGATCCCCGCGCCGGACGAGTGGCTGCGCCGCATGCGGCAGCTCACGGCGGACCGCTCCATCCCGCTGATCGCCGACGAGATCCAGACCGGAGTCGGCCGGACGGGCGCCTTCTGGGCAGTCGGTCACAGCGGCATCACCCCCGATGTGATGGTCATGTCCAAGGCCATCGGCGGCAGCCTTCCGCTGGCCGTCATCGTCTACCGCGACGACCTCGACGTCTGGCAACCCGGTGCCCACGCGGGCACCTTCCGCGGCAACCAGCTCGCCATGGCCGCGGGCACCGCCACCCTCGCCCACGTCCGTGAGAACGGCCTCGCCGAACGAGCCGCCGGCCTCGGCACCCGCATGCTGACCCAACTCGACGAATTCACAGGTCAGTTCGCGTGTGTCGGAGAGGTCCGAGGGCGCGGACTGATGATCGGGGTCGAGCTGGTGCACCCGGACGGCGACACCGTGTCCGACGACCGGCCTTCCGCACCCACCGGTCAGGAACCCACCAGCACTCCGCGTCCGGCGGCACCCGAACTTGCCGAGGCCGTCCAACGCGAATGTCTCCAGCGCGGGTTGATCGTCGAACTCGGCGGCCGGCATGCCGCCGTGGTCCGGCTGCTGCCCCCGCTGACGATCAGCGACGAGCAGGCGGCGGCGGTGCTGGACCGCCTGGCGGACGCGGTCGCCGCGGTGGCCCGCCGCCACGAGGAGCACGGCCCACAGCGCACCCGGCCCCAGGGCCCTGCCCAGCGCGCCGGCTGA
- a CDS encoding trypsin-like serine peptidase: MRSIRPSFTVRRGRGTRRTSSSLAAVALVSALAMTATACNGDGNADSNPTASAAAAGDGKIKIPDDLKQRLKEHGIDLDKWKNGAWKNWDRKDWLREANDFVNPIIKGLWDPDRMRHANDPNKGVNDNDISGDQGVTDPTPQPVKAQAVAAPYHVNAAPSGKVFFDSPEGHMVCSGTVVEDPAHPGKSNLVWTAGHCVHAGKSGGWYRNMAFVPSYNNSAKSLDQLQNAGKSEVAPYGVWWADAAQTSQQWIDQGGETGGKGASYDFAVIHVTPEQGNGGKSLEETVGGALPVNFGAPAVPKVSSITASGYPEAAPFDGQLLYQCKDKPGRLSLSQSDPTMYRIGCTMTAGSSGGGWVETGTDGKPALVSNTSIGPVTSGWLAGPRLGDVAKGVYQSVSRKFAGQ, from the coding sequence ATGCGATCCATACGGCCGTCGTTCACCGTTCGGCGAGGGAGGGGCACCCGCCGTACCTCCAGCTCGCTCGCGGCGGTCGCCCTCGTCTCGGCGCTGGCGATGACCGCCACCGCCTGCAACGGCGACGGTAACGCCGACAGCAACCCCACCGCCTCCGCGGCCGCGGCCGGCGACGGCAAGATCAAGATCCCGGACGACCTCAAGCAGAGGCTCAAGGAGCACGGGATCGACCTCGACAAGTGGAAGAACGGCGCCTGGAAGAACTGGGACAGGAAGGACTGGCTGCGCGAGGCCAACGACTTCGTCAACCCGATCATCAAGGGTCTGTGGGACCCGGACCGGATGCGTCACGCCAACGACCCGAACAAGGGCGTCAACGACAACGACATCTCCGGTGACCAGGGCGTGACGGACCCGACCCCGCAGCCGGTGAAGGCGCAGGCGGTGGCGGCGCCGTACCACGTCAACGCGGCGCCCTCGGGCAAGGTGTTCTTCGACTCCCCCGAGGGCCACATGGTGTGCTCGGGCACGGTCGTGGAGGACCCGGCGCACCCGGGCAAGTCCAACCTGGTCTGGACGGCGGGGCACTGTGTGCACGCGGGCAAGAGCGGCGGCTGGTACCGCAACATGGCCTTCGTGCCGTCGTACAACAACTCCGCCAAGTCGCTCGACCAGCTGCAGAACGCCGGCAAGTCCGAGGTCGCGCCGTACGGCGTCTGGTGGGCCGACGCGGCGCAGACCTCGCAGCAGTGGATCGACCAGGGCGGTGAGACCGGCGGCAAGGGGGCCTCGTACGACTTCGCGGTGATCCATGTGACGCCGGAGCAGGGCAACGGCGGCAAGTCACTGGAGGAGACGGTCGGCGGGGCACTGCCGGTGAATTTCGGCGCTCCGGCAGTACCTAAGGTCAGCAGCATCACCGCGTCGGGTTACCCGGAGGCGGCTCCCTTCGACGGGCAGCTGCTGTACCAGTGCAAGGACAAGCCGGGCCGGCTGTCGCTCAGCCAGTCGGACCCGACGATGTACCGGATCGGCTGCACGATGACGGCGGGCTCCTCCGGCGGTGGCTGGGTGGAGACGGGCACGGACGGCAAGCCGGCGCTGGTGTCCAACACGTCGATCGGTCCGGTGACCTCGGGCTGGCTGGCCGGGCCGCGGCTGGGTGACGTGGCCAAGGGTGTGTACCAGTCGGTGAGCAGGAAGTTCGCCGGGCAGTGA
- a CDS encoding MarR family winged helix-turn-helix transcriptional regulator produces the protein MLIDDLQQESRRYLASYVMFNQAVADHLKLHPTDVQCLNLLTAEPGPFTTGRIAELTGLTSGSATRLVDRLEKAGYVVRHRDKTDRRRVRVEPVPEAMRDLTELWSELSQGWRAMFADYTEDERALLYRHMQRTVELSRQQIARLRGKA, from the coding sequence ATGCTGATTGACGATCTCCAGCAGGAGTCACGCCGCTACCTGGCCTCATACGTCATGTTCAACCAGGCAGTCGCGGACCATCTCAAGCTGCACCCCACCGACGTCCAGTGCCTCAACCTGCTGACCGCCGAGCCCGGCCCGTTCACCACCGGCCGGATCGCCGAACTCACCGGCCTGACCAGCGGATCGGCGACCCGGCTGGTAGACCGTCTCGAGAAGGCCGGCTACGTGGTCCGGCACCGCGACAAGACCGACCGCCGTCGGGTCCGGGTGGAGCCTGTCCCGGAGGCGATGCGGGATCTCACGGAGCTGTGGTCCGAGCTGAGCCAGGGATGGCGGGCGATGTTCGCCGACTACACCGAGGACGAGCGCGCCCTGCTGTACCGGCACATGCAGCGCACCGTCGAACTGTCCCGGCAACAGATCGCCCGCCTGCGCGGCAAGGCATGA
- a CDS encoding NmrA/HSCARG family protein, translating to MTKEFYRPLVAVAGATGAQGGAAARSLLTQGFQVRALTRTPDSAAAHALKGLGAEVHAADFDDSKSLEAALRGADALFAMSTPFGSDPETEVRQGIDLLQAARGVGHIVFTSAAHADRGTGIPHFESKHRIERHLRELGVPWTILGPAAFMDNYTVEWSLEGLRKGRFVLPMPADRPLTLIPARDIGTFAAHVLARPQEFAGRRIDIASDKLTCLEIAEALTGVSGRPIVFERLPIAHVEGFSADLAAMFRYFTEVGLDVDVDALRRDFPEIGWQRFGTWAAERTWPIS from the coding sequence ATGACAAAGGAATTCTATCGGCCCCTGGTGGCCGTCGCCGGAGCGACCGGCGCCCAGGGCGGCGCGGCCGCCCGCTCGCTTCTCACTCAGGGCTTCCAGGTCCGGGCCCTGACCCGCACTCCCGACTCGGCCGCCGCACACGCACTCAAGGGGCTCGGCGCCGAGGTGCACGCGGCCGACTTCGACGACAGCAAGTCGTTGGAGGCCGCCCTGAGGGGCGCCGACGCATTGTTCGCGATGTCCACGCCATTCGGCTCGGACCCGGAGACCGAGGTCCGGCAGGGCATCGACCTGCTTCAGGCCGCCCGTGGTGTCGGGCACATCGTGTTCACCTCGGCAGCGCACGCCGACCGCGGCACGGGCATCCCGCACTTCGAGAGCAAGCACCGCATCGAGCGGCACCTGCGAGAACTGGGTGTGCCGTGGACGATCCTCGGTCCGGCCGCCTTCATGGACAACTACACGGTCGAGTGGTCGCTCGAGGGTCTGCGTAAAGGCCGGTTCGTGCTGCCGATGCCGGCCGACAGGCCGTTGACGTTGATTCCCGCGCGGGACATCGGCACCTTCGCAGCCCATGTTCTTGCGCGGCCGCAGGAGTTCGCAGGTCGGCGCATCGACATCGCTTCCGACAAGCTGACCTGCCTGGAGATCGCGGAAGCACTGACCGGTGTGTCCGGCCGGCCGATCGTCTTCGAGCGGCTGCCGATCGCCCACGTCGAGGGGTTCTCGGCCGACCTCGCCGCGATGTTCCGCTACTTCACCGAGGTCGGCCTCGATGTGGACGTGGACGCACTGCGGCGCGACTTTCCGGAGATCGGCTGGCAGCGCTTCGGCACCTGGGCGGCCGAGCGCACCTGGCCGATCAGCTGA